One region of Triticum aestivum cultivar Chinese Spring chromosome 6B, IWGSC CS RefSeq v2.1, whole genome shotgun sequence genomic DNA includes:
- the LOC123139113 gene encoding uncharacterized protein isoform X2: MKNKSGGHRRNKSARNEAAAGNKNGRRRRNKSARNGAAAGNGDRLSNLPNDLLLNILERVDTLDAIRTCILSKQMLNLPTMFSQFFLSAGSVPGHHDKARVFSRGEVLRTNNAVARVTDSILCTRNPKIAITKLKIRFVLMPHVSLTIGRSVARAMATQKVGAAEFEIITKKAYSDCSSADLVQFANQLNNFVGAFPDAFAGLRRLWLRNMRFAELDIANILSTCKLLASLRLTECDSGIDSVLQVEHAQLVEIEVDYGEFARVELTCLPKLQRVRYNNWYSYGDPLYFGFVPQLSKLSLAKTGVRSEKTLELSQLLANVPNISNLHLDFESEKIWVLPECPKLLTPVLSKLQHVNLDNLPEGCDLAWTMFILEAAPALKELCVAVRDHWCIMVTDEEVRKKNGYCEKADVNWKPYAPDFKHKNLVKLTIYGFQPDDSFMRYIRCVVDHTVNVTEISLYDRKVCGSCGDLDPEIKVKVCPSRYPQTAEEMKQITEGLGLASRAVIHFRS, translated from the exons ATGAAGAACAAAAGTGGTGGTCACAGACGCAAT AAATCAGCTCGCAATGAAGCCGCTGCTGGCAACAAGAATGGTCGTCGCAGGCGGAAT AAATCAGCTCGCAATGGAGCCGCTGCTGGCAATGGAGACAGGCTTAGCAATCTGCCCAATGACCTCCTGCTCAACATTCTGGAGAGGGTGGACACACTTGATGCTATAAGGACCTGCATCCTCTCCAAGCAAATGCTGAATCTCCCCACCATGTTCTCGCAGTTCTTCTTAAGTGCTGGTTCCGTTCCAGGTCACCATGATAAAGCTCGTGTTTTCAGCCGCGGTGAAGTTCTCCGAACCAACAATGCTGTGGCTCGTGTAACGGATAGCATCTTGTGCACAAGGAATCCGAAGATAGCCATTACTAAACTCAAAATCAGATTCGTCTTGATGCCACATGTCTCTCTCACCATTGGAAGATCTGTTGCCCGCGCCATGGCAACCCAGAAGGTTGGCGCAGCTGAGTttgagatcataacgaagaaggcTTATTCGGACTGCTCTTCTGCCGATCTTGTCCAATTTGCGAATCAGTTAAATAATTTTGTTGGTGCTTTCCCAGATGCATTTGCTGGACTCAGGCGCCTGTGGCTGCGCAATATGAGGTTTGCTGAACTGGACATTGCCAACATTCTCAGCACTTGCAAACTCTTGGCGTCTTTGCGTTTAACTGAGTGCGACTCAGGGATTGATTCTGTGCTGCAAGTAGAACATGCTCAGCTTGTTGAGATTGAGGTAGACTATGGGGAATTTGCGAGAGTTGAGCTGACATGTCTACCAAAACTCCAACGAGTGAGGTATAATAATTGGTACTCTTATGGAGATCCCCTGTATTTTGGTTTTGTACCACAGCTTTCAAAGCTAAGCCTCGCTAAAACTGGCGTCCGTTCGGAGAAGACTCTCGAGTTAAGTCAGCTCCTTGCTAATGTTCCTAACATAAGCAATCTGCATCTTGATTTTGAAAGTGAAAAG ATCTGGGTTCTACCAGAATGCCCGAAACTGCTCACGCCTGTGCTTAGCAAACTACAGCATGTGAATCTAGACAATCTTCCTGAAGGATGTGATTTAGCTTGGACGATGTTTATTCTTGAAGCTGCACCCGCCCTAAAAGAGCTGTGTGTCGCAGTAAGGGATCATTGGTGCATAATGGTGACAGACGAAGAAGTTCGGAAGAAAAATGGTTACTGCGAAAAGGCAGATGTGAATTGGAAGCCATACGCACCTGATTTCAAGCACAAGAATCTGGTTAAGCTCACCATCTATGGCTTCCAACCCGATGACAGTTTTATGCGATACATCAGGTGTGTTGTGGATCATACGGTTAATGTAACAGAGATATCTCTGTACGACAGGAAAGTGTGCGGGAGCTGTGGTGACTTGGATCCTGAGATCAAGGTCAAGGTTTGTCCATCAAGATATCCACAGACAGCCGAAGAGATGAAACAGATAACTGAGGGGTTGGGTTTGGCTTCGCGTGCTGTGATTCACTTCCGGTCCTAA
- the LOC123139115 gene encoding uncharacterized protein, whose product MASTGSPPPPCSRGDPHLRPAVQAIPTAAMPARRPTSPPCPPGDPYRRAALQAFPTTALLYRSSPPPPREIPAAALPSGKTRFSPEIYVEKEGYYLLEDAEGYFFRESDGCYYFFQCFKGEGYYYHSEESEYFHAGESLYVQEYGLETLDAHLQRLALDGDYGGEVGEGLHHHGDFDKLGLHHHGDFDKLGLHHHGDFDKLGLHHHGDFDKLGLDGDFDKLGLRLHMQDDYGLQTLDTELQRLALDADNSGKVGEALGSCGKVSGKVAQGLHGNFDKPGLHRDFDKLGLRFHKQGQGLHGDIDNLGLRFHKQGQDLEEHCKGVQVPDGHCKGGQVLDDDFVDGDSPCLKALEASGVSGRRLFARRV is encoded by the exons ATGGCCTCGACGGGATCCCCGCCGCCGCCCTGCTCTCGGGGAGACCCCCACCTCCGCCCTGCCGTCCAGGCGATCCCCACCGCGGCCATGCCCGCGAGGAGGCCCACATCGCCGCCCTGCCCGCCAGGAGACCCCTACCGTCGCGCTGCTCTGCAGGCGTTCCCCACCACCGCCCTGCTCTACAGGAGTTCCCCGCCGCCGCCCAGGGAGATCCCGGCGGCAGCCCTCCCCTCCGGCAAGACGCGGTTCTCGCCCG AGATTTATGTGGAGAAAGAGGGCTACTACCTCTTGGAAGATGCGGAGGGCTATTTTTTCCGCGAGTCAGATGGTTGCTACTACTTCTTCCAGTGTTTCAAAGGGGAGGGCTACTATTATCATAGCGAAGAAAGCGAGTACTTTCACGCCGGAGAGAGCTTATACGTCCAGGAGTATGGGCTGGAGACCCTTGATGCTCATTTACAGAGACTCGCCCTTGATGGCGACTACGGCGGCGAGGTGGGCGAGGGCCTCCATCACCATGGCGACTTTGACAAGCTGGGCCTCCATCACCATGGCGACTTTGACAAGCTGGGCCTCCATCACCATGGCGACTTTGACAAGCTGGGCCTCCATCACCATGGCGACTTCGACAAGCTGGGCCTCGACGGCGACTTCGACAAGCTGGGCCTTCGCTTGCACATGCAGGATGACTACGGCCTGCAGACTCTTGACACTGAGTTACAGAGACTGGCCCTTGATGCCGACAACAGCGGCAAGGTGGGTGAGGCCCTGGGCAGTTGTGGTAAGGTGTCTGGCAAGGTGGCCCAGGGCCTCCACGGGAACTTCGACAAGCCGGGCCTTCACAGGGACTTTGACAAGCTGGGCCTTCGCTTCCACAAGCAGGGCCAGGGCCTCCACGGAGACATCGACAACCTGGGCCTCCGCTTCCACAAGCAGGGCCAGGACCTGGAGGAGCACTGCAAGGGGGTCCAGGTCCCGGATGGTCACTGCAAGGGGGGCCAGGTGCTGGACGACGACTTCGTTGATGGCGACTCTCCTTGTTTGAAGGCTCTTGAGGCTTCAGGAGTCTCTGGGCGTCGTTTGTTTGCTCGGCGTGTCTAG
- the LOC123139113 gene encoding uncharacterized protein isoform X1, protein MKNKSGGHRRNKSARNEAAAGNKNGRRRRNLNAMQKSARNGAAAGNGDRLSNLPNDLLLNILERVDTLDAIRTCILSKQMLNLPTMFSQFFLSAGSVPGHHDKARVFSRGEVLRTNNAVARVTDSILCTRNPKIAITKLKIRFVLMPHVSLTIGRSVARAMATQKVGAAEFEIITKKAYSDCSSADLVQFANQLNNFVGAFPDAFAGLRRLWLRNMRFAELDIANILSTCKLLASLRLTECDSGIDSVLQVEHAQLVEIEVDYGEFARVELTCLPKLQRVRYNNWYSYGDPLYFGFVPQLSKLSLAKTGVRSEKTLELSQLLANVPNISNLHLDFESEKIWVLPECPKLLTPVLSKLQHVNLDNLPEGCDLAWTMFILEAAPALKELCVAVRDHWCIMVTDEEVRKKNGYCEKADVNWKPYAPDFKHKNLVKLTIYGFQPDDSFMRYIRCVVDHTVNVTEISLYDRKVCGSCGDLDPEIKVKVCPSRYPQTAEEMKQITEGLGLASRAVIHFRS, encoded by the exons ATGAAGAACAAAAGTGGTGGTCACAGACGCAAT AAATCAGCTCGCAATGAAGCCGCTGCTGGCAACAAGAATGGTCGTCGCAGGCGGAAT CTAAATGCAATGCAGAAATCAGCTCGCAATGGAGCCGCTGCTGGCAATGGAGACAGGCTTAGCAATCTGCCCAATGACCTCCTGCTCAACATTCTGGAGAGGGTGGACACACTTGATGCTATAAGGACCTGCATCCTCTCCAAGCAAATGCTGAATCTCCCCACCATGTTCTCGCAGTTCTTCTTAAGTGCTGGTTCCGTTCCAGGTCACCATGATAAAGCTCGTGTTTTCAGCCGCGGTGAAGTTCTCCGAACCAACAATGCTGTGGCTCGTGTAACGGATAGCATCTTGTGCACAAGGAATCCGAAGATAGCCATTACTAAACTCAAAATCAGATTCGTCTTGATGCCACATGTCTCTCTCACCATTGGAAGATCTGTTGCCCGCGCCATGGCAACCCAGAAGGTTGGCGCAGCTGAGTttgagatcataacgaagaaggcTTATTCGGACTGCTCTTCTGCCGATCTTGTCCAATTTGCGAATCAGTTAAATAATTTTGTTGGTGCTTTCCCAGATGCATTTGCTGGACTCAGGCGCCTGTGGCTGCGCAATATGAGGTTTGCTGAACTGGACATTGCCAACATTCTCAGCACTTGCAAACTCTTGGCGTCTTTGCGTTTAACTGAGTGCGACTCAGGGATTGATTCTGTGCTGCAAGTAGAACATGCTCAGCTTGTTGAGATTGAGGTAGACTATGGGGAATTTGCGAGAGTTGAGCTGACATGTCTACCAAAACTCCAACGAGTGAGGTATAATAATTGGTACTCTTATGGAGATCCCCTGTATTTTGGTTTTGTACCACAGCTTTCAAAGCTAAGCCTCGCTAAAACTGGCGTCCGTTCGGAGAAGACTCTCGAGTTAAGTCAGCTCCTTGCTAATGTTCCTAACATAAGCAATCTGCATCTTGATTTTGAAAGTGAAAAG ATCTGGGTTCTACCAGAATGCCCGAAACTGCTCACGCCTGTGCTTAGCAAACTACAGCATGTGAATCTAGACAATCTTCCTGAAGGATGTGATTTAGCTTGGACGATGTTTATTCTTGAAGCTGCACCCGCCCTAAAAGAGCTGTGTGTCGCAGTAAGGGATCATTGGTGCATAATGGTGACAGACGAAGAAGTTCGGAAGAAAAATGGTTACTGCGAAAAGGCAGATGTGAATTGGAAGCCATACGCACCTGATTTCAAGCACAAGAATCTGGTTAAGCTCACCATCTATGGCTTCCAACCCGATGACAGTTTTATGCGATACATCAGGTGTGTTGTGGATCATACGGTTAATGTAACAGAGATATCTCTGTACGACAGGAAAGTGTGCGGGAGCTGTGGTGACTTGGATCCTGAGATCAAGGTCAAGGTTTGTCCATCAAGATATCCACAGACAGCCGAAGAGATGAAACAGATAACTGAGGGGTTGGGTTTGGCTTCGCGTGCTGTGATTCACTTCCGGTCCTAA